Below is a genomic region from Myxococcus fulvus.
AGGGCCTGGGCCGGGACTTCCCGCTGGACCGGGACAACTGGTCCTTCAGCCGCCTGTTCGACGTGTGCCTGGACGCGTTCAAGCGCGAGTGGGTGATGCTCAGCGTCGGCGCGCTGCTCGTCTTCGCCGCGTCCATGGGCGGAAATCTGCTGTCCCAGATGTTCTCGTTCATCGGCGCCGCCACCGACAGCGTGGTCGCCATGGTCATGACCACGCTGGTGGGCATCGCGCTCACGTGGGTGATTCAGGGCGCGGTGACGCTGGGCTTCCTACGCATGGCCATGGACGTGCTCCAGGGCCAGCGCGCGGACCTGGCGCGCGTGTTCTCCCAGTTCTCCAAGCTGGGCACCTACCTGCTCACGATGCTGCTGACGTTCGCGCTGGTGCTGCCGCTGGTGCTCGTCGGCCTGGGCATCATGGTGGCCATCTTCGTCGCCGGCGCGGGAATCTCCCTGGCCGAGCTGAACTCCCTCTCCGAGTTCGACGGCGCGATGCGGGGCGTGTCGCCCGGGCTCATCGGCTTGATGGTGCTCGTGTCCGCGGTGCTCTACCTGGGCCCGGGCATGTGGCTGATGCTCCCGCTGGTCCTCGTCCAGCCCGCGCTGGCGGACCAGGAGAACCCCACCGCGCTGGAGACCATGCGCCTGGCCTACGCCCACGCGAAGGGCTTCCGCCTCTCCATCTTCGGCGTGCTGGCGCTGGGCGGCTTCATCCTGATTCTGGGCGTCATCCTGTGCTGCCTGCCCGCGCTGCCCGCCATGGGCTTCTTCCAGCTGCTGCTCGCGGGCCTCTACCTGGCCATCAGCCGCGGCGGTCGCCAGGAGCGCTTCGGCTGAGTCGGAGGACTTGAAACCCACGGGGCCCGCGAAGCACGGCGGGCCCCGATGACGGCTTCAGTGCACCAGCCGCTCGGAGGAACCCGAGCGCGGCACGGCCACCCGGCCCATGCAGGCCAGGATGTGCTCGCGGTACTCGGACAGCTCGCGCAGGCCGCACAACATCCAGCGCCCACCGATGACCAGCGTGGGCACGCCGCGCACGCCGCGCCCGGCCGCGTCGCGGTGCTCATCCAGGATGAGCCGGCGCGTCTCCTCGGAGCGGAAGGCGGCGGAGAACTCGTTCATCGCCAGGCCCACGCGCGACGCCAGCTCGAACACCACGTCGGGCCGCGACACGTTGACGCCCTGCTCCAGCGCCGCGCGCTGCATCGCCCGCGCGAGGAACATCCGCGCGTTCGGACCCTGCAGTCGCGCGGCCTCCAGCGCCGCCAGCGCCGGCACGCTGCTGCGCGGCGGGTCTCCGCCCAGCCACAGGTCCGTGGAGAGCAGTGGCGCGGTGAGGTCCGACTCGCGCTGCGCACGCTGCACTTCTTCCACGAGCCCGCGCTTCTCGCGCTCCGTGGGAAGCACGTCGTGAACGCGCAGAGGGTAGGGCCTCACGCTCCAGCGGACGGCGTCGCCAAACTCCTGGCGCAGTACGTCCAGGCGCAGGTCGGCGAGATAGCACCAGGCACAGAGCACGTCCTGGTAGACGGTAACCTGCAGCGGCTTGTGCAGCGTTTTCATGGGGGGCCGCCAGATTAGAGGCCACGCCGCGCCGCTGCCAACTCCCCATGACAACCGGCCCGAGAAGGCATTCCTGTGTTCCTGTGGAGCATGCAAGGTGCCTGCGGCCCAGGCTGCTCGCTTGCTTACGGGCATGCGAGCAGTCTCGAACACCTGCCAGCACTACTCGCCGGAGACCCGCGTGCCACCGGACTTCGCCACCGCGTAAGCCAGCGCGTGCTCGACGATTTCTCCCGCGATGTCGCGCCCCGTCGCCTTCTCAAGCCCCTCGAAACCGGGGCTGGAGTTGATCTCCATCAACCGCGGCCCGGCGTGGCCTTCCAGCATGTCCACGCCCGCCACCTCCAGGCCGATGATGCCCGCGGCCCGCACGGCCGCCTCCGTGTATGCCGCCGGAAGCTCGATTGCCTGCCCCTCTCCGCCGCGGTGGATGTTGGAGCGGAACTCGCCCTTCTTCGCGCGCCGCCGCATCGCCCCCACCACGCGCTGGCCCACCACCAGCGCCCGCACGTCCCGGCCCTCGCTCTCCGCGACGAACTCCTGGAGCACGATTTCCTGACCCAGGTCCCAGAACGTATCCAGGATGGTCTGCACCTCCGGCAGCGTGTGCGCAATCATCACGCCCACGCCCTGGGTGCCCTTGATGAGCTTGATGATGACGGGCAGCCCGCCCACCTCCTCCACCAGCTTCTTCACGTTGCTGCGGTCGTGCGCCATCACCGTGCGAGGGATGTCCAGTCCGGAACGCGACAGGAACTGCAGCGCGCGCAGCTTGTCCCGGCTGCGCGCGATGGAGATTTGCGGGTTGAGCACCGGCACCCCCATCATCTCGAAGTGGTTCACCACCGCCAGCCCGTACGCGGTGATGGACGCGCCGATGCGCGGCACCACCACGTCCACGCCGCGCATCTCCACACCGCGGTACGTCATGCGCGGCGTTCCCTGCGCGAGCAGCAGGCAGCAACGCAGCGTGTCCAGCACCAGCGGGCGGTGTCCCCGCTCCCGGATGGCCGCCACCAGACGTCGGGTGGAGTACAGCGAGCGCTTCCGGGACAGGATGGCCACCGTCTTCTTCACGCGGCCACGACGCGGCGCGGGATGCTCGGGTGCCTTGGACCCAGGCATGGCCGGGGCCTTCTTCTGCTGGATTTTTCGGGGGGACATGGGCGGAGCAATCGAGCGTAGCACGTACCCGCGGACACAGGCGGTGGCGGGGGGCGCGTTTGATATCCTCCCGTGACAGATGAGCGCGACAGATCCGCATCCCGACGACATCCACACCAGCCCCGGAGATGCCGCCGGGTTAGACCTCGCCCACTCCCCGTTGTTGGGAGAGACGCTCGTGGTGGACCCGCGCACCACGGTGAAGCTCCACAAGTGCCGGCTGGCCGTGACGTCCGGGCCGGACACGGGCCGCTCCGTGGTGAGCGACAAGGAGCGCCTGCGCTGCGGCGCGCACCCGGGCAATGACCTGATTCTGGTGGAGGACCGCACCGCCAGCCGTCACCACTTCGAAATCCAGTTCACCGAGCGCGGCTACCTGCTCGTGGACCTGGGCTCCACCAACGGCACGTTCCTGGACGGGCGCAGAATCGAGCGCGCCTACCTGTCACCGGGCTCGCAGATTCGCGCGGGCTCGTCGGTGCTCACCTTCGCGCCGCTCGACGAGGAGGTCACCGTCGAGCCGGACCGCGACGGCGAGCTGTGCGGCATGGTCGGCCAGAGCATGAAGATGCGCCAGATATTCGGGCTCATCAAGAAGATCGCCCCGCTCGACGTGTCCGTCATCATCCAGGGTGAGACGGGCACCGGCAAGGAGCTCGTCGCCCGCGCCATCCATGAGCTGTCGGGCCGCAACAAGTCCCCCATGGAGGTGCTCGACTGCGGCGCCATTCCGCCCAACCTCATCGAGAGCGAGCTGTTCGGCCACGAGAAGGGCGCCTTCACCGGCGCGGTGAGCGGACGGCCCGGCGCCTTCGAGCGCGCGCACGGCGGCACCATCTTCCTGGACGAGCTGGGTGAGCTGCGCCTGGACCTGCAGCCCAAGCTCTTGCGCGTGCTGGAGAACCACGAGGTGCGCCGCGTGGGCGGCAACGACGTCATCGAGGTCAGCTGCCGCGTCATCGCCGCCACCAACCGCGACCTCATGAAGGAGATACAGGCCGGCAACTTCCGCGAGGACCTGTACTTCCGCCTCTCCGTCATCACCATCCAGCTGCCCCCGCTGCGCCAGCGCCGCGACGACATCCCCCTCATCCTCAAGGAAGCCCTCGCCGCGCCCGACGTCGTCCAGAAGCACGGCAAGAAGCGCTTCTCCGCCGAGGCCATGGGCCTGCTCATGGCCTACCCCTGGCCCGGCAACGTCCGCGAGCTCATGAACGTCCTGTCGCATGTGTTGACGTTCAGCGAGGGTGAAGAAATACAGCCGTCGAGCCTTCCTCCGCGCGTGCGGGGTCAGGCGCGGGAGGGCCCGCTGCCGTTCAACGAGCACCTCTCCTTCAAGGACGCCAAGGAGCAGCTGCTGGAGAACTTCGAGCGCGAGTACGTCACCAGCGTGCTCACCCGCTGCGAGGGGAACCTCTCCCGGGCCGCGCGCGAGAGCGGCCTGCACCGGAAGTCCATCGAGCGGCTGGTGAAGAAATATCAGCTCGATACCAAGGGCATGAAGCCGCGCTGACCCTGGGGGTGTTTCCACCCGCCCCCGCCTCATGTGACAGACATGAGACATGACGTGCTCGGTCTGTAGCGCCCACTGACAGACATCCGGCCCCCACGGGCAAGTTGACGTATGTCCTCCCGGGGAGAACTCCCGGGAAACTGCGTGCTGCCATGAATTCCTACCCCCGAGGGAATGGTGGCCAGTCAGGACAAGCGATGGTGGAGGCGGCCCTCACGCTTCCATTGGTCGTGTTCTTGTTGCTGGGCACGCTGCAGTTGTTCCTGATGCTGCAGGCGCGCGTGTTGGCGCACTACGCGGCGTTCCAGGCCACCCGTGCGGGCAGCATCGCGCATGGCGAATGCGAGCGGATGACGCATGCGGCCATCCTCGCGTTGATACCTTCGTTCCACTCGTTCCTGGGTCTGTCGAGCGCGACGGACGAGGTGCGGCATGGCGGAGGTGGGGGCGCGCCGGCGCGGCTGGCGGCGGCGTTCGCGGCGCGGCGGGACAACCGCTACCGCGGCGGCCTGGACGGCGTGCACACGGGCAGCATCGTGTGGATCAACCGCGCGCTGGTGGGCGGCGGCATCGACGGGCCGCAGGACCGCGCGTTCGATGACCCCGGCCACCTGCGGCGCCTGGAGGTCCAGATGGTCTACTGGTACCCGATGCGCATCCCGTTCGCGAACTGGGTGATGTCGCGCATGTTCATGGCGCAGGCGGGCATCGAGGACTACACGGCGGCCAACCCGCTGATGCCCGCGGAGGCGAACGCGAACTGGAACCAGGGGGAGTTCACCTCGCCCATCCAGCTGGCCTCGGACGTGCGCGCGGAGCTGGCCGCGCGCGTGGCCCGCCAGCAGTACGTCTTCCCCATCGAGACCAGCTTCACCATGCGGATGCTGACGCCCGCCAAGCGGCGCCACTTCGCCACCATGGATTGCCCCCGATGACACGCGCCCATTTCCGTGGTCAGACGATGGTGCTGTTCGTGCTGGGCACGCTGCTGATGGTGCTGATGGTGAGCCTGACGCTCTCCTTCTCCATGAAGGTGCGCGAGCGCATCGAATTGCAGACGGTGACGGACGCGGCCGCGTACTCCAACGCCGTGGCCACCGCGCGCACCTTCAACAACATCGCGGTCATCAACCGCGCGCAGATCGGCCACGCGGTGGCGCAGGCGGGCGCCACCAGCCTGGTGAGCTGGGCCAGCCTCTACCGCGCGCAGCTCAACGCCGCGAACACGGGCTTCGGCATCGGCAAGAAGCCCTACCAGCTGGCCCAGGCCACCGGCTGCCCCTGCGCGGCCAAGAGCTCCTGGTGTCGGCAGAAGTGCCGCTGCGGCAGGAAGGGTGTGTCGGACCTGAGCATGCTCCAGATGCAGCTGCGCATCGAGCAGGCCCGCGTGGAGGCCGTGTTCCAGTCCATGGAGCCCATGGTGAATCTGCAGATGCTGTCGCACCAGATTGCCCAGGGCGTCTTCTACGCGGCCCAGCAGCAGAACTACCAGGAGCTGCGCGACGCGGTGGACGACCAGGCCTTCGCCAACCGCATCCTCGGCAACGTGGTGGGGCGCGGAAGAAATCCCCAGGACGCCGCCTGGCGCGTGCCGGACGTGGGCAACGTCAACGAGGACGAGCTCAGCGGCGGCATCGCCTGCGCGGGCGATGGCGCCGTCTGTGATTTGCCGCTCACCGTCGCGCACGCCGTCAACGCGGCCATGGGCAGCCGCGGCTTCCACTTCGTCACCCACCGGCAGTGGCGGCTGGGCGACTACACCGCGCACCAGGCCAACCTGGACTTCGTCATCTGGTTCCCCGACGAGGTGGTGGTGCTGCCGGACACCAACGGCACCACCTACTTCGGCAAGCCGGGCCGGAAGATGCCGATGCTCCCTCCGTACGCGCCGGCGCTCACGGGCGACGACACGGGCCGCATCGGCTGGATGTACGACCACCTGCTGCACGGCGGCAACCCGGTGGCCTGTCCCGCGAGCGTCGCGGGGGTTCAGTCCACCAAGGCCTCGCTGGTGACGTCCGGCGGCATCATGCCCCGCCCCGAGCACACCTGGACGGGAGGGCGGGACCCCGGCGGTCCGTTCAACCACATGCTGGTGCCGTGTCTGGGCGGGCCCTCGTCGTGCCCGGGCATCTGGCCGCCGTTCCTCGACTACAACGTCGTGCGCATCAACAACGACGACAACAACTACGGGCAGCCGAAGAACTTCGCCGTCGTGCAGCGCGACCTGATGGCGCGCAAGCTGGACCCGTGGGACTTGTCCTTCCGCTACCGCTTCGAGTCCGGCGGTGGGGGCAACGTGTACGACGCCCGCAGCTTCAACCTGGCGGACGGCACGCCCAACAGCACGCAGACGGCGCTGTCCACGGGCATCGCCTACTACCACCGCGGGCAGAGCCTGGGCTTTCACCACTGGAGCGAGCCGCCCAACCTGCTCAACCCCTACTGGCGCGCCACGCTCGTGGGCGCGGACGTGGATGAGGACGGGGTGGGGGACGCCATCGACACGCTGGGGCTGAGCGCGCCCGTCGCGGCACAGACCTTCCGCGAGCTGCGCAACGCGGGCTTCAAGGGGCTCCAGAGATGAACGCTCGTCACGCACGTCGCTTCCGCGGTCGCGCGGCCCGGGGGCAGGCCCTGCTGGAGGCCGCCATCGGCGTCACGCTCTTCGTCACCATCGTCGCCTTCGGCATCCACTTCGCGGAGGTGGGCTTCCTGTCGCTGAAGGTGCAGGAGGCCGCGGTCTCCGCGCTGTGGGACGGCACGCACGGGCAGATGCACAACATCCCCGCCACGTACACGCAGGCGGGCAGCTCCATGCGGGACGCCGCCGCGAGCGCGCAGGAGCGCTACGCGGACTTCAAGGGCCTGTCCTCCACGCCCGGCGGAGGCCGCGTCACCATGGCCTTCACCCGGGGCACCGGCATGCAGGTGAGCTGCGGCATGGACGTGGGCGTGGGCTGGGCGGGCGCCATCGCCACGCGCCTGGTCTACCGGGACAACGGCGGCACCGCGTGTGGTGCTTCCGCCACGTTGAGCGCGTGGCGCTTCCCCCGCTCGTTCCTGGACGGGCCCGACGACGGCGCGCTCTACCAGAAGCAGAACCTGGACGACTCGCTCGCCAACCTGCAGGTCTGCGCGGTGGGCCGCGCGGTGGGCGGCGCGTGCCAGGGCCGCTTCTCCATGCTCGTGGACGACTGGGGGCTCGCGGGCGCGCTGGAGTCCGCCACGTGCAACATCCTCATGCAGGACCAGCTCCTGCCCTGCACCAACGTGCCCTTCCACGCGGCGGCGTGGTCCACCTACGCGCCCACGACGCTGCCCATCCAGGCGTCGGCGAGCAACCTGGCGGAGGCCACGCTGTTCTGGAACCCGCTGCCGCCGACGGCGCTCGCGATGGTGGGCCTGGGCATGAAGGAGCACACCTTCTGGATGAGCGCCGCGGGTGAAGACGTCGTCAACTTCGTCCAGACGCCCCCGCTCATGGACCCCATCTCCCGCTTCTACCCCACCACGCCCGGCTCCTACATCGGACTCACCACGTTCCCGTACAGCCTGGCGCACGCGCAGCGCTTCGGCAACGGCGCCTGCTTCCTCGGAAGGGATTGTGATTGAGATGACGCGAGGACTCCTCTGCTGGACCCGGGGCGCCTTCCTCCTCGTCGCCGTGCTGACGGCCGGCGCGGCGCGGGCGGATGGCAACCAGTGCAGCGCCGATTGCATCACCAAGTCGGACGCGATGATGCGCTCGTGCATCGACAAGTGTCCCGCGCCCTCGGACGACCCGACCCGGCCCGGGCCCTTCCAGTCCTGCATGGCGCGCTGTCAGGAGAAGCAGGAGAAGAAGTTCGCGGAGTGCTCGGAGCGCTGCGTGGACCCGGAGGGAATCGAGACACCGCGCAAGGGCAAGAGCGGGCGCGTGCGCTAGCGGAGCGAGTGATGACCCACGCGAAGAGCTGGCTTCGATGCGCGGTATTGGGAGTGGTGCTGGCGTCCGGTGTCGCGGCCGCGCAGCGCGCGCCCTTCAAGTGGGAGGTGCCGGGCGTGGTGGGCGTGGTGGACGTCTCCGCGCCGGTCATCGCCAGTGGAATCCCCGTGAAGATGACGGCGGTGCGCAGCAAGGAGCGGCCGGAGGTCATCCTGCGCTCGCTCGTGGACCGCTTCCTCGTCTGGGGGCTGCACGTACCCGCGGCCTCGCTTCAGCCGCAACTCCTGCGCGAGCCGATGATCACCGCGCTCGATACGCGCGAGTTCATCTCATACACGGCCATCGTCCAGCCCAACCCGGACGGCACGAC
It encodes:
- a CDS encoding DsbA family oxidoreductase, with protein sequence MKTLHKPLQVTVYQDVLCAWCYLADLRLDVLRQEFGDAVRWSVRPYPLRVHDVLPTEREKRGLVEEVQRAQRESDLTAPLLSTDLWLGGDPPRSSVPALAALEAARLQGPNARMFLARAMQRAALEQGVNVSRPDVVFELASRVGLAMNEFSAAFRSEETRRLILDEHRDAAGRGVRGVPTLVIGGRWMLCGLRELSEYREHILACMGRVAVPRSGSSERLVH
- a CDS encoding ATP-grasp domain-containing protein; the protein is MSPRKIQQKKAPAMPGSKAPEHPAPRRGRVKKTVAILSRKRSLYSTRRLVAAIRERGHRPLVLDTLRCCLLLAQGTPRMTYRGVEMRGVDVVVPRIGASITAYGLAVVNHFEMMGVPVLNPQISIARSRDKLRALQFLSRSGLDIPRTVMAHDRSNVKKLVEEVGGLPVIIKLIKGTQGVGVMIAHTLPEVQTILDTFWDLGQEIVLQEFVAESEGRDVRALVVGQRVVGAMRRRAKKGEFRSNIHRGGEGQAIELPAAYTEAAVRAAGIIGLEVAGVDMLEGHAGPRLMEINSSPGFEGLEKATGRDIAGEIVEHALAYAVAKSGGTRVSGE
- a CDS encoding sigma 54-interacting transcriptional regulator; amino-acid sequence: MSATDPHPDDIHTSPGDAAGLDLAHSPLLGETLVVDPRTTVKLHKCRLAVTSGPDTGRSVVSDKERLRCGAHPGNDLILVEDRTASRHHFEIQFTERGYLLVDLGSTNGTFLDGRRIERAYLSPGSQIRAGSSVLTFAPLDEEVTVEPDRDGELCGMVGQSMKMRQIFGLIKKIAPLDVSVIIQGETGTGKELVARAIHELSGRNKSPMEVLDCGAIPPNLIESELFGHEKGAFTGAVSGRPGAFERAHGGTIFLDELGELRLDLQPKLLRVLENHEVRRVGGNDVIEVSCRVIAATNRDLMKEIQAGNFREDLYFRLSVITIQLPPLRQRRDDIPLILKEALAAPDVVQKHGKKRFSAEAMGLLMAYPWPGNVRELMNVLSHVLTFSEGEEIQPSSLPPRVRGQAREGPLPFNEHLSFKDAKEQLLENFEREYVTSVLTRCEGNLSRAARESGLHRKSIERLVKKYQLDTKGMKPR
- a CDS encoding TadE/TadG family type IV pilus assembly protein produces the protein MNSYPRGNGGQSGQAMVEAALTLPLVVFLLLGTLQLFLMLQARVLAHYAAFQATRAGSIAHGECERMTHAAILALIPSFHSFLGLSSATDEVRHGGGGGAPARLAAAFAARRDNRYRGGLDGVHTGSIVWINRALVGGGIDGPQDRAFDDPGHLRRLEVQMVYWYPMRIPFANWVMSRMFMAQAGIEDYTAANPLMPAEANANWNQGEFTSPIQLASDVRAELAARVARQQYVFPIETSFTMRMLTPAKRRHFATMDCPR
- a CDS encoding Tad domain-containing protein, whose product is MTRAHFRGQTMVLFVLGTLLMVLMVSLTLSFSMKVRERIELQTVTDAAAYSNAVATARTFNNIAVINRAQIGHAVAQAGATSLVSWASLYRAQLNAANTGFGIGKKPYQLAQATGCPCAAKSSWCRQKCRCGRKGVSDLSMLQMQLRIEQARVEAVFQSMEPMVNLQMLSHQIAQGVFYAAQQQNYQELRDAVDDQAFANRILGNVVGRGRNPQDAAWRVPDVGNVNEDELSGGIACAGDGAVCDLPLTVAHAVNAAMGSRGFHFVTHRQWRLGDYTAHQANLDFVIWFPDEVVVLPDTNGTTYFGKPGRKMPMLPPYAPALTGDDTGRIGWMYDHLLHGGNPVACPASVAGVQSTKASLVTSGGIMPRPEHTWTGGRDPGGPFNHMLVPCLGGPSSCPGIWPPFLDYNVVRINNDDNNYGQPKNFAVVQRDLMARKLDPWDLSFRYRFESGGGGNVYDARSFNLADGTPNSTQTALSTGIAYYHRGQSLGFHHWSEPPNLLNPYWRATLVGADVDEDGVGDAIDTLGLSAPVAAQTFRELRNAGFKGLQR
- a CDS encoding pilus assembly protein, with translation MNARHARRFRGRAARGQALLEAAIGVTLFVTIVAFGIHFAEVGFLSLKVQEAAVSALWDGTHGQMHNIPATYTQAGSSMRDAAASAQERYADFKGLSSTPGGGRVTMAFTRGTGMQVSCGMDVGVGWAGAIATRLVYRDNGGTACGASATLSAWRFPRSFLDGPDDGALYQKQNLDDSLANLQVCAVGRAVGGACQGRFSMLVDDWGLAGALESATCNILMQDQLLPCTNVPFHAAAWSTYAPTTLPIQASASNLAEATLFWNPLPPTALAMVGLGMKEHTFWMSAAGEDVVNFVQTPPLMDPISRFYPTTPGSYIGLTTFPYSLAHAQRFGNGACFLGRDCD